The Sediminispirochaeta smaragdinae DSM 11293 genome has a segment encoding these proteins:
- a CDS encoding response regulator transcription factor, which yields MRNSVRFLVVDDHPVFRQGLVVLLSSNPRYEICGQAGTIEEALDICRDKLPDIALVDISLSHQNGLDLIHRFKSLDPDMPILIISMHDELVYAERALKSGASGYVMKQEAAAVMLDAVKTVLAGKIYVSPVMNERLLATVFGQREERDDLVNLLSDREFEVLEYIGQGYGASEISRILNLSVKTVNTYRDHIKEKMNFDTAAAIRRYAVKWWQSRRP from the coding sequence ATGAGAAACAGCGTCAGATTCTTGGTTGTTGATGATCATCCTGTTTTCCGACAGGGGCTTGTTGTCCTTCTTTCCAGTAATCCCCGTTATGAAATTTGTGGTCAGGCCGGGACAATTGAAGAGGCTCTCGATATCTGTCGGGACAAGCTCCCTGATATTGCCCTTGTCGACATATCCCTTTCCCATCAGAATGGACTCGATTTGATTCATCGCTTTAAGTCTTTAGATCCCGATATGCCGATTCTCATTATTTCTATGCATGATGAATTGGTGTATGCCGAACGGGCCTTAAAATCGGGTGCAAGCGGTTATGTCATGAAGCAGGAGGCCGCGGCCGTGATGCTCGACGCCGTGAAAACGGTTCTTGCGGGGAAGATTTATGTGTCGCCGGTCATGAACGAACGGCTGCTTGCAACTGTTTTTGGCCAGAGAGAAGAGCGGGACGACCTAGTCAATCTGTTGAGCGATCGGGAATTCGAGGTTCTGGAATATATCGGCCAAGGCTATGGGGCTAGTGAGATATCACGAATTCTCAATCTTTCGGTGAAGACGGTAAACACCTATAGAGACCATATCAAAGAAAAGATGAATTTCGACACCGCAGCGGCGATACGCAGATATGCTGTAAAATGGTGGCAGAGTCGCAGGCCTTGA
- a CDS encoding polysaccharide deacetylase family protein, whose amino-acid sequence MEKLCALTFDDGPDTEKSSKVLDRLETYGIPASFFVVGNLISDESRPVLQRARSLSCEIENHGWSYDPMDTMNAEEIVHSVSACSNAIRKAIGEEPCFFRPPNLALSAAMFEVVPYPMIGGIAAMDWQGCHTTARQRADKILSQICDGAILLLHDVQPDPHPTPQALDLLLPALGHLDYRCVSLRTLFSLRGGLPPPGERTLWKIVPPLC is encoded by the coding sequence ATGGAAAAGCTTTGCGCCCTCACCTTTGATGACGGCCCCGATACCGAAAAGAGTTCGAAGGTTCTTGATCGTCTCGAAACCTATGGTATTCCTGCCTCTTTTTTTGTCGTCGGCAACCTTATTAGCGACGAAAGCCGTCCTGTTCTGCAGCGTGCCCGCTCTCTTTCGTGTGAGATCGAAAATCACGGCTGGAGTTACGATCCCATGGATACAATGAATGCCGAAGAGATCGTACATTCGGTTTCCGCATGTTCGAATGCAATCAGGAAGGCCATCGGTGAGGAGCCCTGTTTTTTCCGTCCCCCAAATCTCGCTCTTTCTGCTGCCATGTTTGAAGTCGTGCCCTATCCCATGATCGGCGGAATTGCAGCTATGGACTGGCAAGGATGTCATACCACGGCCCGGCAGCGGGCGGACAAGATCCTTTCTCAGATCTGCGACGGTGCCATCCTTCTTTTACACGATGTCCAGCCCGACCCGCATCCGACCCCCCAGGCCCTTGATCTGCTGCTTCCCGCGTTAGGTCATCTCGATTACCGTTGTGTGAGTCTTCGAACCCTTTTTTCCCTTAGGGGAGGGCTTCCCCCCCCGGGAGAGAGGACGCTGTGGAAGATAGTTCCTCCGCTCTGCTGA
- a CDS encoding amidohydrolase family protein, with the protein MKKKTLIKDALAIVSCDKKDTIYRDSDILIEGGRILRIGKDLEKSPEAEGAQCIEAKGKFLYPGLINTHHHFFQTFVRNLTSIDYPNMTVPDWIGKIYQTFKRVDADVIYYSSLTAMADLVKHGCTTAFDHQYCFPRSAGKNLIDRQMEAAAQIGIRFHAGRGANTLPQNQGSNVPEEMIETTDEFLEDCQRLIDIYHDPNPYSMRQIVVAPCQPINCSKETFTESLRLARDKGVFLHTHLGEGENEMMVDRWGTRSLAWCRELGFLGPDVWFAHGWELTPAEYRVMAESGTGLSHCPAPATLGGFPIIDMKAMQKAGMRVSLGCDGSATNDGSNLLDSLRMAYLMQSYHSKQRGGAVSAYEMLKIATVEGAAMMGREDIGSIEEGKGADLFLVDARSLELAGALHDPANLLARVAVTGPVWLTMVHGRVVYAEGRLTGIEEETVAQEAERVCDRVIRNA; encoded by the coding sequence GTGAAAAAGAAAACGCTCATCAAAGACGCCCTGGCAATCGTAAGCTGCGATAAGAAGGATACCATATACCGTGACAGCGATATCCTGATAGAGGGAGGTCGCATCCTCCGTATTGGAAAGGATCTGGAGAAATCCCCGGAGGCAGAAGGCGCACAGTGTATTGAGGCAAAGGGGAAATTTCTCTACCCGGGACTGATCAACACCCACCATCACTTCTTCCAGACCTTTGTGAGAAACCTCACCTCCATCGATTATCCCAACATGACCGTTCCCGACTGGATCGGAAAGATCTATCAGACCTTCAAGCGTGTCGATGCCGATGTCATCTACTACTCATCCCTTACGGCCATGGCCGATCTGGTAAAACACGGCTGTACCACGGCCTTCGATCACCAGTACTGTTTTCCGCGATCGGCAGGAAAAAATCTGATAGACCGGCAAATGGAGGCCGCCGCCCAGATCGGTATCCGTTTCCATGCAGGACGGGGCGCCAACACCCTGCCTCAAAATCAGGGAAGCAATGTTCCGGAAGAGATGATCGAAACCACCGATGAATTTCTTGAGGATTGCCAGCGGCTCATCGATATCTATCACGATCCGAACCCCTATAGCATGCGACAAATCGTCGTCGCTCCCTGCCAGCCGATCAATTGCAGCAAGGAGACCTTTACCGAATCCCTGCGCCTTGCCCGGGACAAAGGGGTCTTTCTCCATACCCATCTGGGTGAGGGGGAAAACGAGATGATGGTCGACCGATGGGGAACAAGGAGCCTTGCCTGGTGCCGGGAGCTCGGCTTTCTCGGACCCGACGTCTGGTTCGCCCACGGCTGGGAGCTTACGCCTGCGGAGTATAGGGTAATGGCGGAAAGCGGAACGGGCCTGTCCCACTGCCCTGCTCCTGCCACCCTGGGAGGTTTTCCCATCATCGATATGAAGGCGATGCAGAAAGCGGGAATGAGAGTGAGTCTCGGCTGCGATGGTTCGGCAACAAACGACGGATCGAACCTGCTTGATTCCCTGCGCATGGCCTATTTGATGCAGAGCTACCACAGTAAGCAGCGGGGCGGCGCGGTAAGTGCATACGAGATGCTGAAAATCGCCACTGTCGAAGGTGCCGCCATGATGGGAAGAGAGGATATCGGAAGCATCGAAGAGGGAAAGGGGGCGGATTTGTTTCTTGTCGATGCCCGGAGCCTCGAACTTGCGGGGGCTCTCCACGATCCGGCAAACCTTCTTGCCAGGGTCGCTGTCACCGGTCCGGTCTGGCTCACCATGGTACATGGCAGGGTTGTCTATGCCGAGGGAAGGCTCACCGGTATCGAGGAGGAAACGGTTGCGCAAGAGGCCGAACGGGTCTGCGACAGGGTGATCAGGAATGCGTAA
- a CDS encoding carbohydrate ABC transporter permease, translating into MGRGVRQNSIWEHLFFLGPATILFFVIVFVPFVTGFIHSFSDWNGITKELSFIGLENYKNIFTRQSDFLRTFWFTLRFAVVQVFLVMVIGVALAVVLVRPLKFRDALRASFYLPQTIGGLVLGFIWQFIFINGFPAFGTLFHLDFMQLPWLGTEETAFTALIIVSTWQNVGYVMVIMTAALMGISRDVLESAEIDGAGTFRTLFRIKLPICMPFITVALFWSTANVFKMFELNLSLTKGGPYGSTVSMALGIYNDAFVKNRYGLASAESVIFFLIILIITSIQLLVTRKKEEAYA; encoded by the coding sequence ATGGGGAGAGGGGTGCGTCAGAACAGCATATGGGAGCATCTGTTTTTTCTCGGTCCGGCGACGATTCTGTTTTTTGTTATTGTTTTTGTTCCCTTTGTGACGGGCTTTATTCATTCATTTAGTGATTGGAACGGTATAACAAAAGAACTATCGTTTATCGGCCTTGAAAATTATAAGAATATCTTTACACGGCAGTCTGATTTTCTGCGTACCTTTTGGTTTACCTTACGTTTTGCCGTTGTGCAGGTTTTCCTGGTCATGGTTATCGGTGTGGCACTTGCCGTGGTTTTGGTCAGGCCCCTTAAATTTCGTGATGCACTGAGGGCCTCTTTTTATCTTCCCCAAACGATCGGGGGCCTGGTCCTCGGTTTTATCTGGCAGTTCATCTTCATCAACGGTTTCCCCGCTTTCGGGACCCTTTTTCATCTTGATTTTATGCAGCTTCCCTGGCTCGGGACCGAAGAGACCGCCTTTACCGCCTTGATCATTGTCAGTACCTGGCAAAATGTGGGGTATGTCATGGTCATCATGACCGCCGCTCTCATGGGAATTTCTCGGGATGTTCTGGAATCAGCCGAGATCGACGGTGCCGGTACCTTTCGTACCCTTTTCAGAATCAAACTTCCCATCTGCATGCCTTTCATCACGGTGGCGCTGTTCTGGAGTACCGCAAATGTTTTCAAGATGTTCGAGCTCAATCTATCACTGACAAAGGGAGGGCCCTATGGTTCAACGGTATCCATGGCCCTGGGGATCTACAACGATGCCTTCGTCAAGAATCGCTACGGCCTGGCGTCCGCCGAATCTGTCATATTTTTCCTCATCATATTGATCATTACCTCGATTCAGTTGCTTGTGACTAGAAAGAAAGAGGAGGCCTACGCATGA
- a CDS encoding carbohydrate ABC transporter permease yields MNGMNGRQTISSMILYVIMFIAAFLFLFPLLFVFLNSLKPLQEIISHPLSLPTKLVWSNYTNAWKIVNFPLLFKNTFIVTLFSLLGIILFATMVAWWHVRHPSRYSKILTTAIIMSILIPFASIMIPLVQVLGRIGINNTLFGAVLTYWGIGLAFAYFLMRGAVMALPAELEEAAKIDGYGTIPIFFTIVLPLLAPTMMSVLVMDGFWIWNDVMVPLIVINNHALSTIQLGINRLFGMYNSRWEVALPALVLSMIPILVVFIAAQKKIMAGILSGAVKG; encoded by the coding sequence ATGAACGGCATGAACGGGAGGCAGACCATCTCGTCGATGATCCTCTATGTGATTATGTTTATAGCGGCCTTTCTTTTTCTTTTCCCGCTACTGTTCGTCTTTCTCAACTCTTTAAAACCATTGCAGGAGATCATTTCTCATCCCCTTTCTCTGCCAACGAAACTTGTATGGAGCAATTATACGAACGCCTGGAAGATCGTGAATTTCCCTCTTCTGTTCAAGAATACCTTTATCGTCACCCTCTTTTCCCTTTTGGGAATCATCCTTTTTGCCACGATGGTGGCCTGGTGGCATGTCAGGCATCCTTCTCGCTATTCGAAGATTTTGACGACGGCCATCATCATGTCGATCCTGATTCCCTTTGCATCCATCATGATTCCCCTTGTGCAGGTCCTCGGTCGTATCGGCATAAACAATACCCTCTTCGGGGCTGTGCTTACCTATTGGGGGATCGGACTGGCCTTTGCCTATTTTCTGATGAGGGGAGCTGTCATGGCTCTTCCCGCTGAACTTGAAGAGGCTGCAAAGATCGACGGATATGGGACCATCCCTATCTTCTTTACCATCGTTCTGCCGCTTTTGGCTCCCACAATGATGAGTGTCCTTGTGATGGACGGGTTCTGGATCTGGAATGACGTCATGGTGCCCCTGATCGTTATCAATAACCATGCCCTGAGTACGATCCAGCTTGGTATCAATAGATTATTCGGCATGTATAACAGTAGATGGGAGGTCGCATTGCCCGCTTTGGTCTTGAGTATGATTCCCATCCTGGTGGTTTTCATTGCCGCTCAGAAAAAGATTATGGCGGGAATCCTCTCTGGTGCGGTGAAAGGATAG
- a CDS encoding ABC transporter substrate-binding protein has protein sequence MKIAKGLCLVCFAAVLLSPLMAGGQADSSQASGGKTTIFLSQSKIEIDQALRDVTTRYSELHPNVEFVIESLSDNYTTSLRTKFAGGQAPDIFMILGGSELDLWQSRLEDLSDQPWVSDMVPLAKEGISAADGTVYGFPVSVEGYGYVYNKRLFAEAGITSVPKTFTELQRAVEKLKQAGIQPLAGTYMDWYQAGMFLVNMGIARQPDPLAFIQGLNDGSETFVGNEIFEEVANFILYDFSQCESPLNTGFNQQTALLFSESIAMTLGGNWLQPSIDSANPDMQVGLIPMPINDDVASNDKLYAGVTGYWVINKESPAKEEAKAFLTWLATSEEGRKAMTDQLLFIPAFTSFEANPDKVGALSSDLSRYASQGKVYGIYNSMYPAGGAEYFGNAVQKLVAGKLDVPGFLEELQTRWDQLKR, from the coding sequence ATGAAAATAGCTAAGGGTCTATGCCTAGTATGCTTTGCAGCGGTGTTGCTTTCGCCGCTCATGGCCGGAGGTCAGGCCGATTCGTCGCAGGCCTCGGGTGGCAAAACGACGATCTTTCTCTCTCAGAGCAAAATCGAGATTGATCAGGCCCTTCGTGATGTAACTACACGCTATAGCGAGTTGCATCCGAATGTGGAATTTGTCATCGAGTCTTTGAGTGACAATTATACGACCAGCCTTCGTACCAAATTCGCCGGAGGCCAGGCCCCTGATATCTTTATGATATTGGGTGGTTCGGAACTCGATCTCTGGCAGTCCCGTCTTGAGGACCTCAGCGATCAGCCTTGGGTTTCCGATATGGTACCGCTGGCAAAAGAGGGCATAAGCGCCGCCGACGGTACGGTGTACGGCTTTCCCGTATCGGTAGAGGGCTACGGCTATGTCTACAACAAGCGGCTCTTTGCCGAGGCGGGCATCACCTCGGTCCCGAAGACCTTCACCGAATTACAGCGTGCCGTTGAAAAACTGAAGCAGGCGGGAATACAGCCCCTTGCAGGTACCTACATGGATTGGTATCAGGCGGGAATGTTTCTGGTAAATATGGGAATTGCCAGGCAGCCCGATCCCCTTGCCTTCATACAGGGCTTAAACGATGGAAGCGAAACCTTTGTCGGAAACGAAATCTTCGAGGAGGTTGCCAATTTCATCCTCTACGATTTCTCTCAGTGCGAATCTCCCCTGAACACCGGCTTTAATCAGCAGACAGCCCTCCTGTTCAGTGAGTCTATTGCCATGACCCTTGGAGGAAACTGGCTTCAGCCCTCCATCGATAGTGCCAACCCCGATATGCAGGTTGGTTTGATACCGATGCCGATCAACGATGATGTTGCAAGCAACGACAAGCTCTATGCCGGAGTTACGGGATACTGGGTCATTAATAAAGAATCTCCGGCGAAAGAAGAGGCCAAAGCCTTCCTTACCTGGCTTGCAACGAGCGAAGAGGGACGGAAAGCGATGACGGACCAGCTCCTTTTTATCCCGGCCTTCACCAGCTTCGAAGCAAATCCCGACAAGGTAGGGGCCTTGAGTTCGGATCTCTCCCGCTATGCAAGCCAGGGGAAGGTCTATGGCATCTACAATTCCATGTACCCGGCAGGCGGGGCGGAATACTTCGGAAATGCGGTTCAGAAGCTTGTGGCGGGAAAACTCGATGTCCCCGGCTTTCTCGAAGAGCTGCAAACACGCTGGGATCAGTTAAAGAGATAG